A single window of Liolophura sinensis isolate JHLJ2023 chromosome 6, CUHK_Ljap_v2, whole genome shotgun sequence DNA harbors:
- the LOC135467611 gene encoding uncharacterized protein LOC135467611 — protein sequence MMYLGFFLCLIAGAYAQRYVLPAAGIAKIDACRGYDFVTNAALPNGTTFIDRAFYIWGGRRMPCAPGTLFSLKRTSCVCDERDGSAVITIADRCITVTGNLQTDQQFSVNQRNALSTYNAWVNGYNNPVPTENSCFASNLDAFRCLPLMQGSSLGRSQLRLIVGFNMPAVQVGRQYTIVNNGGCLSGAGATITPSFIVNYVTGNPGQPGGVPHQMDVTVRFSPANIVGAAESVGTYTCQIPASITSTNGQNFVWDSNDSTNQFTLTVDLTGGAAFTFSVSNGATRASTGIPLGGFCGNGVSNFPQGVGRRGFVIASRDCPLCFGQAPVNSFMCMNAVNIVRDCT from the exons ATGATGTACCTAGGATTTTTCCTCTGTTTGATAGCAGGAGCTTACGCTCAAAGATATGTTTTACCTGCGGCCGGAATCGCCAAAATTGACGCATGCCGAG GTTATGACTTTGTTACAAACGCTGCTTTACCAAATGGAACAACATTTATCGACCGTGCCTTCTATATCTGGGGCGGGAGAAGAATGCCATGTGCCCCAGGAACGTTGTTTTCCTTGAAGCGTACCTCTTGTGTCTGTGACGAACGTGACGGATCTGCAGTTATAA CGATCGCCGACAGATGTATTACAGTGACAGGCAATCTGCAGACAGATCAACAGTTTTCGGTTAATCAGCGAAATGCACTATCTACTTACAATGCATGGGTCAACGGATACAATAACCCTGTGCCCACTGAGAACAGCTGCTTTGCCTCCAACCTTGATGCGTTCAGGTGTCTGCCCTTGATGCAAGGCTCAAGTCTCGGAAGATCACAACTGAGGCTGATCGTTGGTTTTAATATGCCAGCTGTGCAAGTCGGACGTCAGTACACTATTGTTAATAATGGCGGTTGCCTCAGTGGTGCCGGAGCTACAATTACACCAAGTTTTATAGTCAACTATGTTACTGGTAATCCCGGGCAGCCTGGCGGTGTTCCCCACCAGATGGATGTTACCGTTCGGTTCTCACCCGCGAACATCGTCGGAGCTGCCGAATCCGTAGGTACCTACACCTGCCAAATTCCGGCTTCCATTACGTCGACCAATGGCCAGAATTTCGTTTGG GATAGCAACGACAGCACGAACCAGTTCACTCTTACAGTGGACTTGACAGGAGGCGCCGCGTTTACCTTCAGTGTGAGCAACGGTGCCACTAGAGCATCAACAGGCATACCACTTGGAGGATTCTGTGGCAATGGGGTGTCTAATTTCCCCCAAGGCGTCGGAA GACGTGGGTTCGTTATTGCTTCCCGCGACTGCCCTCTCTGTTTCGGACAAGCCCCTGTGAATTCTTTCATGTGTATGAACGCT GTTAACATAGTAAGAGACTgcacataa